A single genomic interval of Lewinellaceae bacterium harbors:
- a CDS encoding UPF0175 family protein produces the protein MGLNRIIFQNELAKRKIAVNYDVEELKKDLETLKNVDEI, from the coding sequence GTGGGCTTAAACAGGATAATTTTTCAAAATGAACTTGCCAAAAGGAAAATAGCGGTTAATTACGATGTTGAGGAATTGAAAAAAGATCTTGAAACGTTAAAAAATGTTGATGAAATTTAG
- a CDS encoding DUF4010 domain-containing protein, which translates to MNPLENIPLDFLNFLLTTLFALLIGLEQRRHHEQEKLKYLFGTDRTFALIGVLGFVLYLFDKERLLFFGIGGLALCLFFAIAYAGKALKEGRFGMTSVLIALITYCIAPLIYTQPPWLVLLILITVLVLTEIKEDLIAFSEKFDKNEFITLAKFIAIAGVILPLTPRDQVIPGLELTPYKFWLAVVAVSAISYASYLLKKFVFPEAGLFLTGVLGGLYSSTATTFSLAGKTKTAGYPPGLTSSAILIATAMMYLRILALAFLFNATLGKKLLAPFLVLAAVTAIASLYFYFKNRDKEASQGEPKTEGQPNPLEFRTALLFAFLFVFFAALTHYVLKLYGSGGLTALSFIVGVTDIDPFLLNLFQGKQLVAEHLAIMATIQATISNNFLKAVYGITLGAPAMRRYLGLGFGAVIVVSFVILILV; encoded by the coding sequence ATGAACCCACTGGAAAACATACCGTTAGATTTCCTCAACTTCCTCCTGACCACCCTATTCGCGTTGCTCATCGGGCTGGAACAGCGCCGCCATCACGAGCAGGAAAAGCTGAAGTACCTCTTTGGCACCGACCGCACCTTTGCGCTGATCGGAGTTTTGGGGTTCGTGTTGTACCTGTTCGATAAAGAGCGCCTGTTGTTCTTTGGGATCGGCGGCCTGGCCTTATGCCTTTTCTTTGCTATCGCATACGCCGGCAAAGCCCTGAAAGAAGGGCGGTTCGGCATGACCTCCGTCCTGATCGCCCTGATCACTTACTGCATCGCGCCGTTGATCTATACCCAGCCGCCCTGGCTGGTATTGCTGATCCTGATCACAGTGCTGGTTTTGACCGAGATCAAGGAAGACCTGATCGCCTTTTCCGAAAAGTTTGACAAGAACGAGTTCATCACCCTCGCCAAATTTATTGCCATTGCCGGGGTCATACTTCCCCTGACGCCGCGAGATCAAGTCATTCCCGGCCTGGAGCTTACCCCCTACAAATTCTGGCTGGCCGTGGTGGCAGTCTCCGCCATTTCCTACGCCAGTTATTTGCTGAAAAAATTTGTCTTTCCGGAGGCAGGCCTGTTCCTGACCGGAGTGCTGGGCGGGCTGTACAGCAGCACCGCCACTACTTTTTCGCTGGCGGGAAAGACCAAGACCGCCGGTTATCCGCCGGGGCTTACCTCGTCGGCTATTTTGATCGCTACGGCTATGATGTACCTGCGCATCCTGGCGCTGGCCTTCCTGTTCAACGCCACGTTGGGCAAGAAACTCCTGGCGCCGTTTCTGGTTTTAGCAGCAGTAACCGCCATAGCATCCCTCTATTTCTATTTTAAAAACCGGGACAAAGAGGCCAGCCAGGGCGAGCCCAAAACAGAGGGCCAGCCCAACCCCCTCGAATTCCGCACCGCCCTGCTGTTCGCCTTCCTGTTCGTATTTTTTGCCGCCCTGACCCACTATGTCCTGAAGCTGTACGGCAGCGGTGGGCTAACCGCTCTGTCCTTCATCGTGGGCGTGACAGACATCGACCCCTTCCTGCTCAACCTGTTCCAGGGCAAGCAGCTCGTTGCCGAACACCTGGCTATAATGGCCACCATTCAAGCCACGATCAGCAATAACTTTCTAAAGGCGGTGTATGGCATTACCCTTGGGGCGCCGGCCATGCGGCGCTACTTAGGGCTGGGATTCGGCGCGGTGATCGTGGTAAGCTTTGTAATCCTGATATTGGTGTGA
- a CDS encoding F0F1 ATP synthase subunit beta, translated as MANQSATIEKNKPSTRANHGAVLSVRGSVVDIWFEDRLPPIYTILEAGEEGQITIEVQSQINRHRVRGIALTPTQGLARGMAVEDTGGPLKAPVGKAILSRMFNVFGQPIDHLPAPEGVEWRSVHQPPPPLGRRSTKSEIFETGIKLIDVLVPLERGGKAGLFGGAGVGKTVLLTEMIHNMVGRHQGVSIFCGIGERCREGEELYTGMKAAGVLPNMAMIFGQMNEPPGSRFRVGHTALTMAEYFRDDEQRDVLLLIDNIFRFIQAGMEMSGLMGQMPSRLGYQPTMGTELAQLEERISNTGTGAITSIQAVYVPADDLTDPAAVHTFSHLSASIVLSRKRASEGLFPAIDPLQSNSKMAGPGIVGERHYAIGQEIRRTLAQYEELKDIIAMLGLEQLSVEDRKVVTRARQLERFLTQPFFTTEQFSGIKGKLVSLEDALDGCERILKDEFKDYPERAFYMIGNIGEVKK; from the coding sequence ATGGCCAATCAAAGCGCGACCATTGAAAAAAACAAGCCTTCCACCCGGGCAAATCACGGGGCCGTGCTTTCCGTGCGCGGCAGCGTAGTCGATATCTGGTTCGAGGACCGCCTGCCTCCCATTTACACCATCCTGGAGGCGGGAGAAGAAGGGCAGATCACCATTGAAGTGCAGTCGCAGATCAACCGCCACCGCGTGCGGGGCATCGCCCTGACGCCTACGCAGGGGCTGGCGCGGGGCATGGCTGTCGAGGATACCGGCGGGCCGCTGAAAGCCCCGGTGGGCAAGGCCATCCTCTCGCGCATGTTCAACGTTTTTGGCCAGCCCATCGACCATTTGCCGGCTCCGGAAGGAGTCGAATGGCGTTCCGTGCATCAACCTCCGCCCCCGTTGGGACGGCGGTCCACCAAATCCGAAATATTCGAAACCGGCATCAAGCTCATCGACGTATTGGTGCCGCTGGAGCGGGGAGGCAAGGCGGGCCTTTTCGGCGGGGCCGGGGTCGGCAAAACCGTCCTGCTCACTGAGATGATCCACAATATGGTGGGCCGCCACCAGGGGGTGAGCATTTTCTGCGGGATCGGCGAGCGATGCCGCGAAGGAGAAGAGCTGTACACCGGCATGAAGGCAGCGGGCGTATTGCCCAATATGGCCATGATCTTCGGCCAGATGAACGAGCCGCCGGGCAGCCGGTTCCGCGTGGGCCACACCGCCCTCACCATGGCTGAGTATTTCCGGGACGACGAGCAGCGCGACGTGTTGTTGCTGATCGACAACATCTTCCGCTTCATACAGGCGGGCATGGAGATGTCGGGCCTGATGGGCCAAATGCCGTCGCGCCTGGGCTATCAGCCCACTATGGGCACCGAACTGGCGCAACTCGAAGAGCGCATCTCCAACACCGGCACCGGGGCCATCACTTCCATTCAGGCGGTCTACGTGCCAGCCGACGACCTGACCGACCCGGCGGCGGTGCACACCTTCTCGCACTTGTCTGCCTCCATCGTGCTGTCCCGCAAACGGGCCAGCGAAGGGCTGTTCCCCGCCATCGACCCCCTGCAGTCCAACTCCAAAATGGCAGGGCCGGGCATCGTCGGGGAGCGGCACTACGCCATCGGCCAGGAGATTCGGAGGACGCTGGCGCAATACGAGGAACTCAAAGACATCATCGCCATGCTGGGCCTGGAGCAACTTTCGGTGGAAGACCGCAAAGTCGTGACGCGCGCCCGGCAACTGGAGCGCTTCCTCACCCAGCCGTTTTTCACTACCGAACAATTCAGCGGCATCAAGGGCAAACTCGTCAGCCTGGAAGATGCCCTCGATGGTTGTGAGCGCATCCTGAAAGACGAATTCAAAGATTACCCGGAACGGGCCTTTTATATGATCGGCAATATTGGAGAGGTTAAAAAATAA
- a CDS encoding F0F1 ATP synthase subunit epsilon translates to MDPELMQLKILLPFKVFADVDNVKRIVVETAQGSFGLLPNRLDGTAALVPGILCYETEAGGEAFLAVDEGVLVKAGREVLVSVRHAIGGAELGKLREAVEEAFLRKGEQEKALRTTLAKLESDFIRRLAKFHRKE, encoded by the coding sequence ATGGACCCCGAACTGATGCAGCTCAAAATACTGCTTCCCTTCAAAGTTTTTGCCGACGTAGACAACGTGAAACGCATCGTGGTAGAAACCGCTCAGGGTTCTTTCGGCCTGCTGCCGAACCGGCTCGATGGCACGGCGGCCCTGGTTCCCGGCATACTCTGTTATGAAACGGAAGCGGGAGGAGAGGCCTTCCTGGCCGTCGACGAGGGGGTGCTGGTCAAGGCGGGCCGGGAGGTGCTCGTATCCGTGCGCCACGCCATCGGCGGGGCAGAGTTGGGCAAACTGAGGGAGGCGGTGGAAGAAGCGTTTCTCCGGAAGGGCGAGCAGGAAAAGGCCCTGCGCACCACTTTGGCCAAGCTGGAGAGCGACTTTATCCGCCGCCTGGCGAAGTTTCACCGGAAGGAATGA
- a CDS encoding AtpZ/AtpI family protein, protein MEPEETKKTSKLGREVGSQEERKLKARRKGERSIWFGIGMFGLVGWSIAIPTLLGAALGIWLDGHYPQRFSWTLTLLITGVAAGCLNAWFWVDRESREIQKDLDENDE, encoded by the coding sequence ATGGAACCGGAGGAAACAAAAAAAACATCGAAGCTCGGCCGGGAAGTAGGTTCACAAGAGGAAAGAAAGCTGAAAGCCCGGCGCAAAGGCGAGCGGAGCATCTGGTTCGGCATCGGCATGTTCGGGCTGGTAGGCTGGTCGATCGCCATACCAACCCTGCTGGGCGCCGCTCTCGGTATATGGCTGGACGGGCACTACCCGCAACGGTTTTCCTGGACGCTGACGCTGTTGATCACCGGCGTAGCCGCCGGCTGCCTCAACGCCTGGTTCTGGGTGGATAGAGAAAGCCGCGAAATACAAAAAGACCTGGACGAAAATGACGAATGA
- a CDS encoding F0F1 ATP synthase subunit A has product MSLTTDDIIFWEHGFIKLNATIVITWVLMLAMVVGARLITRHLTSDVKIPRWQNMLEAIVSGINQQIKEIGIQNPEKYLSFIGTLFLFIAFAALCTVIPGYEPPTGSLSTTAALAISVFVAVPLFGIEEKGLWGYLKSYLEPTFIMLPFNVISEITRTLALAIRLFGNMMSGAMILSILLVISPFIFPVLMILLGLLVGMVQAYIFGILATVFIAAATQASRH; this is encoded by the coding sequence ATGAGCCTAACCACCGACGACATCATCTTCTGGGAACACGGCTTCATCAAGCTCAACGCCACCATAGTCATCACCTGGGTGCTGATGCTGGCAATGGTGGTGGGGGCGAGGCTCATCACCCGCCACCTGACGAGCGATGTAAAAATTCCCCGTTGGCAGAATATGCTGGAAGCCATCGTTTCAGGCATCAACCAACAAATCAAAGAAATAGGAATTCAAAACCCGGAGAAATACCTCAGTTTCATCGGCACCCTTTTCCTGTTTATTGCTTTTGCCGCTCTCTGCACTGTCATTCCAGGATACGAGCCGCCGACCGGATCCCTGTCTACTACGGCGGCGCTGGCCATCAGCGTTTTTGTGGCTGTCCCGCTTTTCGGCATCGAGGAAAAAGGGCTCTGGGGTTATCTGAAGTCTTACCTGGAGCCAACGTTCATCATGCTGCCGTTTAATGTGATCAGCGAAATAACCCGAACCCTGGCTTTGGCCATTCGCTTATTCGGAAATATGATGAGCGGCGCCATGATCCTCAGCATCCTGCTGGTGATCTCGCCTTTCATCTTTCCGGTACTCATGATTTTACTGGGCTTGCTGGTCGGAATGGTGCAGGCTTATATATTCGGCATCCTGGCAACGGTCTTCATCGCTGCTGCCACTCAGGCCAGCCGGCATTGA
- a CDS encoding F0F1 ATP synthase subunit C, which produces MDKVTIVAIASIITAGLTTSLGCIGPALAEGRAIATAMSSLAQQPDASSTISRTLFVGLAMIESIAIYCFVISMILIFANPFWNQIAGS; this is translated from the coding sequence ATGGATAAAGTAACCATTGTCGCCATAGCATCCATCATCACCGCCGGCCTGACGACCAGCCTGGGCTGCATCGGCCCCGCCCTGGCTGAAGGGCGCGCCATTGCCACCGCCATGAGTTCGCTGGCGCAGCAGCCCGATGCCTCTTCGACCATTTCGCGGACTTTGTTTGTGGGCCTGGCCATGATCGAATCTATCGCCATTTACTGTTTCGTGATCTCGATGATCCTGATCTTCGCGAACCCATTCTGGAACCAAATAGCCGGAAGTTAA
- a CDS encoding F0F1 ATP synthase subunit B: MLIDWFTVIAQLLNFLILVWLLRRFLYQPVLKAMAEREKRVTARLRDAETREAEAEKEQGRFQQMNTEMEQQREGLLQKAKAEAEAERQRLLEEAREGHRRLRARLQETLNTERANLSQGIIRRMQEEIFEIARKVLADLADASLETQMAAVFIRRLEELNEEERKQLSAALQASNHTVAVHSTFHLSPEQQKAIQSAVKKILPSDGQVRFEATSAQALNGQAEGIELTAEGYKISWSVTDYLGSLEKRIATILEEELEPEPEPKTDEHAA, translated from the coding sequence ATGCTAATCGACTGGTTCACCGTCATCGCGCAGTTGCTCAACTTCCTCATTTTGGTGTGGTTGCTCAGGCGCTTCCTTTACCAGCCGGTCCTGAAGGCAATGGCCGAACGGGAAAAGCGCGTCACGGCCCGGCTGCGGGATGCCGAAACGCGAGAGGCCGAAGCCGAAAAGGAACAGGGCCGCTTTCAGCAGATGAACACTGAGATGGAACAACAACGGGAGGGCCTGCTTCAAAAAGCCAAAGCCGAAGCCGAAGCCGAGCGCCAACGGCTCCTGGAAGAAGCGCGGGAAGGCCACCGCCGCCTGCGCGCCCGCCTTCAGGAAACCCTGAACACCGAACGGGCAAACCTGAGCCAGGGCATTATTCGCCGCATGCAGGAAGAAATTTTTGAAATAGCGCGAAAAGTGTTGGCCGACCTGGCCGATGCGAGCCTGGAAACGCAGATGGCCGCCGTGTTTATCCGGCGGCTGGAAGAACTCAACGAAGAAGAACGGAAACAACTTTCGGCAGCACTGCAAGCTTCCAACCACACGGTGGCTGTGCACAGCACCTTCCACCTCTCTCCGGAACAACAAAAGGCCATTCAATCCGCCGTAAAAAAAATCCTCCCCTCTGACGGGCAGGTACGGTTCGAAGCCACATCGGCACAGGCCCTAAATGGGCAGGCCGAAGGCATTGAATTGACTGCCGAAGGCTATAAAATATCCTGGTCTGTTACGGATTACCTCGGTTCCCTGGAGAAAAGGATTGCCACGATACTGGAAGAAGAGCTGGAGCCTGAACCGGAACCAAAAACGGATGAACATGCCGCCTGA
- a CDS encoding alternate F1F0 ATPase, F1 subunit alpha, translating into MNMPPDNLQGLFGEALDAMRRTREAFQPQLALQEVGVITTVLNGIARVSGLPNAGYEELLKFPGGLYGIAFNLDESEIGVVLLGEHWHLQAGDEVERTGRVMDVPVGDALIGRVIDPLGKPLDGKGRLAFSGRLPIERNAPAIMDRAPVNVPLQTGLKVIDALIPVGRGQRELILGDRQAGKTAIAIDTIVNQRGGEVLCIYCAIGQRAAAVAKVVAELEEKGAMDYTIVVVSEGNDPPGHKYIAPYAATSIGEYFMEAGRDVLIVYDDLTQHARAYRELSLLLRRPPGREAFPGDIFYIHSRLLERATHLSEEKGGGSLTALPIVETEAQNIAAYIPTNLISITDGQVYLSPTLFELGVLPAVDVGRSVSRVGDKAQLPVYRSATGNLKLDYAQFEELETFSRFGARLDERSLQILEHGRRIRAVLRQPQFEPVPVPEQICLLLALTTGLFDPVSLEKMKAAEQAVRKTAQSLPDEILQEVFSSNGLSKAGREAVLELCQKALGPFSSD; encoded by the coding sequence ATGAACATGCCGCCTGACAACTTACAAGGCCTGTTCGGCGAGGCGTTGGATGCCATGCGCCGAACGCGGGAAGCCTTCCAGCCGCAGCTTGCCCTGCAGGAAGTGGGCGTGATCACAACGGTATTAAACGGCATAGCCCGGGTGTCGGGCCTGCCGAATGCCGGCTATGAGGAGCTGCTCAAGTTTCCCGGCGGCCTGTACGGCATAGCGTTTAACCTTGACGAATCGGAGATTGGAGTCGTCCTCCTGGGCGAACACTGGCACCTGCAAGCTGGCGATGAGGTGGAACGCACGGGGCGCGTTATGGACGTGCCGGTGGGCGATGCGCTGATCGGGCGGGTCATCGACCCCCTGGGCAAACCTCTGGACGGCAAAGGCCGGTTGGCGTTCAGCGGGCGCCTTCCCATCGAACGCAACGCGCCGGCGATTATGGACCGCGCGCCGGTCAACGTACCGCTGCAGACCGGGCTGAAGGTGATCGACGCCCTCATTCCGGTCGGCCGGGGGCAGCGCGAATTGATCCTGGGCGACCGGCAGGCCGGCAAGACGGCCATTGCCATCGACACCATCGTCAACCAACGCGGGGGGGAGGTGCTGTGCATTTACTGCGCCATTGGCCAGCGAGCCGCCGCCGTGGCCAAAGTAGTAGCCGAGCTCGAGGAAAAAGGCGCCATGGACTACACCATCGTCGTGGTGTCGGAAGGCAACGACCCGCCCGGCCACAAATACATCGCGCCGTACGCCGCCACCAGCATCGGCGAGTATTTCATGGAAGCCGGGCGAGATGTGCTTATCGTTTATGACGACCTCACGCAACATGCCCGCGCTTATCGGGAGCTGTCTCTGTTGCTTCGGCGGCCGCCTGGAAGAGAGGCGTTTCCCGGCGACATTTTCTACATCCACTCCCGCCTGCTGGAACGCGCCACCCACCTGAGCGAGGAAAAGGGCGGCGGGTCGCTCACCGCCCTGCCTATTGTCGAAACCGAGGCTCAGAACATCGCCGCCTATATCCCCACCAACCTGATCTCCATTACCGACGGGCAGGTCTACCTCTCCCCCACTCTGTTCGAACTGGGAGTGCTGCCTGCCGTCGATGTCGGCAGGTCGGTCTCCCGCGTGGGCGACAAAGCCCAGTTGCCGGTCTACCGTTCCGCCACCGGCAACCTCAAGCTGGACTACGCCCAGTTTGAAGAGCTGGAAACCTTCTCCCGCTTCGGCGCCCGCCTCGACGAGCGCAGCCTTCAAATCCTGGAGCACGGCCGGCGCATTCGGGCCGTACTGAGACAACCCCAGTTTGAGCCCGTGCCCGTGCCAGAACAGATTTGCTTGCTGCTCGCCCTGACCACCGGGCTTTTCGACCCCGTTTCCCTGGAAAAAATGAAAGCGGCGGAGCAGGCGGTGCGCAAAACCGCTCAAAGCCTGCCGGATGAAATCCTTCAGGAGGTTTTCTCTTCCAACGGGTTGAGCAAAGCGGGGCGGGAGGCGGTTTTGGAATTGTGCCAAAAAGCCCTCGGGCCATTTAGTAGTGATTAA
- a CDS encoding F0F1 ATP synthase subunit gamma, protein MNETLESLRHKIEGAEKLESVVRTMKALSAASISQYERAVQSLDNYYRTVQLGLGVCFRQVKELPLLMQKPPEKAAPIGAIVFGAGQGLVGPFNDVIVNFAANTLRALPGEKNIWAAGEAVQARLEDAGLPPTRLFAVPNSIHAITPLVGELLTGIEESLEAGQAARFYLFHNRPGEGAAYEPAGRCFIPLDEIWRREFTTLQWPSKNIPEPMGDVAPTLTALVREYLFVSLYKACAESLASENASRLAAMQRAEKNIQELIQGFSLAFHHLRQESIDEELFDLIAGAEALGENPQL, encoded by the coding sequence ATGAATGAAACCCTGGAAAGCCTGCGGCATAAGATAGAAGGAGCGGAGAAGCTCGAATCGGTGGTGCGCACCATGAAGGCGCTGTCCGCTGCCAGCATCAGCCAGTACGAACGGGCGGTGCAGTCGCTGGACAATTATTACCGCACGGTGCAGCTAGGCCTTGGGGTGTGTTTTCGCCAGGTAAAAGAGCTTCCGCTTCTGATGCAAAAGCCGCCGGAAAAGGCGGCGCCAATCGGCGCCATTGTTTTCGGCGCCGGGCAGGGCCTGGTCGGGCCCTTCAACGATGTGATCGTCAATTTTGCGGCCAACACCCTTCGCGCACTTCCCGGGGAAAAGAACATCTGGGCTGCCGGAGAAGCCGTACAGGCCCGCCTGGAGGACGCAGGGCTGCCCCCAACGCGGCTCTTTGCCGTCCCCAATTCCATCCACGCCATTACGCCCCTGGTCGGGGAACTGCTCACCGGGATAGAAGAAAGCCTGGAAGCAGGACAGGCCGCCCGGTTTTACCTTTTTCACAACCGCCCCGGAGAGGGGGCCGCCTACGAGCCGGCAGGCCGGTGTTTTATCCCGCTGGATGAAATCTGGCGGCGGGAATTCACTACGCTGCAATGGCCTTCGAAGAATATCCCCGAACCCATGGGAGATGTGGCGCCTACCCTGACCGCCCTGGTCCGCGAGTATTTGTTCGTATCCTTGTACAAGGCCTGCGCCGAATCGCTGGCCAGCGAGAACGCCAGCCGCCTGGCAGCCATGCAGCGCGCCGAGAAAAACATCCAGGAGCTGATACAAGGGTTCAGCCTGGCCTTCCACCACCTGCGCCAGGAGTCGATCGACGAGGAGTTGTTCGACCTGATTGCCGGGGCGGAAGCGCTGGGGGAGAATCCGCAACTATGA